In Triticum aestivum cultivar Chinese Spring chromosome 5B, IWGSC CS RefSeq v2.1, whole genome shotgun sequence, the following proteins share a genomic window:
- the LOC123116346 gene encoding heavy metal-associated isoprenylated plant protein 41-like — protein sequence MAWAWLEGGARHSPAVRVGLYWSTRTILLVGEGDLSFALSLAIGFGSGANLVITSVDDYGTLTKKYRDAASNLAKLGMMGAVILLGVDAGKLDYHPYLRTRQFDRIVFNFPHAGFSFGWKEDDERLIKEHQKIVKAYFESASRLLRPEGEIHVSHKTKDPYCKWDLLRLATDSDLHLVGQAYFWKEDCPGYNNKRGDGKDCDQPFMLGECSTFVFSKLYPMKIERPFHSLPPAPVYGMPPGSGFTP from the exons ATGGCGTGGGCTTGGCTGGAGGGTGGAGCGCGACATTCCCCGGCTGTGCGGGTGGGGCTGTACTGGTCGACTCGGACCATCCTGCTCGTCGGCGAAGGGGACCTCTCCTTCGCCTTGTCTCTCGCCATCGGGTTCGGCTCCGGCGCCAACCTCGTCATCACTTCCGTCGACGACTACG GCACTCTGACGAAGAAGTACAGGGATGCAGCATCGAATTTGGCAAAGCTAGGGATGATGGGGGCAGTAATTTTGCTTGGAGTTGATGCAGGAAAGCTGGACTATCATCCTTATCTCAGGACGAGACAGTTTGATCGGATTGTTTTCAACTTCCCCCATGCTGGATTCAGCTTCGGGTGGAAAGAAGACGACGAGCGTCTCATCAA GGAACACCAAAAGATAGTGAAGGCCTACTTCGAAAGCGCGAGCCGCCTCCTTCGCCCTGAGGGCGAAATCCATGTGAGCCACAAGACAAAAGACCCTTACTGCAAGTGGGACCTTCTAAGACTTGCCACGGATTCTGATCTTCATCTGGTCGGTCAAGCCTACTTCTGGAAAGAGGACTGTCCTGGCTACAACAACAAGAGAGGAGATGGCAAGGACTGCGACCAACCTTTCATGCTTGGGGAATGCAGCACGTTCGTGTTCAGTAAGTTGTATCCGATGAAGATTGAAAG